One window of the Runella slithyformis DSM 19594 genome contains the following:
- the dnaG gene encoding DNA primase, translating into MRISNEIADRIKQTADIVEVVGDFVSLKKRGANYTACCPFHNEKSPSFNVNPVRQIYKCFGCGKAGDSIKFIMDIEGVSYGEALRHLAQKYNIEVEEEEQTPEEVLRQNERDSLYIVLNFAQKYYQNLLMEHEEGQAIGLSYFRNRGFNDPTIKSFGLGYSLNDWDGLTKEAAKKGYNPELLEKAGLALHKEGDAQANRATRYYDRFRGRVIFPIHNVSGKVIAFGARILSADKTQPKYINSPETDVYHKSKILYGIYQAKNAIRQEDVCYLVEGYTDVISLHQAGIQNVAASSGTSLTEEQIKLIARFTQNITILYDGDAAGIKAALRGLDMVLEEGMNVSLVTLPDGEDPDSYVYKVGAEGFKKHVQQATKDFITFKTEMLLKDAGDNPFKRAEAINEIVTSITKISDPIKRQIFFKRTADLMKMDEQTLISEGNKHLRQRQDKAAEKTSQPRPKERQDRPKDRGRPPENSLPHFPDNFIEEEFGILVEDSAPAVSVPNVAPKYEPPVDLFKQRLYFQEQAFVKLLIMHGQTELETGITLCMYLLHEIGEISFENQLFDLVLNIFRQRFSLGEIPSTDYFLSHIDPDIQHFAIDLCTSKHHLSENWEKHDIVVPTDEELLHEIAFKKILRLKMAYSATKMKDFLNQLGKISGNTDEEFAQIMEIQRQYKFYKNINDMAAKELGTVVPGY; encoded by the coding sequence ATGCGAATCAGTAACGAAATAGCCGACCGAATCAAACAGACTGCCGACATTGTGGAAGTGGTCGGGGATTTTGTGTCTTTGAAAAAGAGAGGGGCCAACTATACCGCCTGCTGCCCGTTTCATAATGAAAAATCGCCGTCGTTCAACGTTAACCCCGTTCGTCAGATCTATAAGTGTTTTGGCTGTGGGAAGGCGGGTGATTCCATCAAGTTCATCATGGACATTGAGGGCGTCAGCTACGGCGAGGCGCTGCGGCATTTGGCCCAGAAATACAACATTGAGGTAGAGGAGGAGGAACAAACGCCCGAGGAAGTATTGCGTCAAAACGAGCGTGACAGTCTCTATATTGTCCTGAATTTTGCCCAAAAATACTACCAAAACCTGCTCATGGAGCACGAAGAAGGGCAGGCCATCGGACTGAGTTATTTTCGCAATCGGGGCTTCAACGACCCAACTATCAAATCGTTCGGCTTGGGTTACAGCCTCAACGATTGGGATGGGCTCACCAAAGAAGCGGCCAAAAAAGGCTATAATCCCGAATTGCTCGAAAAGGCGGGGCTGGCCCTGCACAAAGAAGGAGACGCCCAAGCCAACCGCGCCACTCGTTACTACGACCGTTTTCGCGGACGGGTGATCTTTCCGATCCATAATGTATCGGGCAAGGTGATTGCCTTTGGCGCGCGGATCCTGAGCGCCGACAAGACGCAGCCCAAATACATTAACTCACCCGAAACCGACGTTTACCACAAGAGTAAGATACTTTACGGGATCTATCAGGCCAAAAACGCCATCCGACAGGAGGACGTTTGCTATCTGGTGGAAGGCTATACCGACGTGATCTCGCTGCACCAGGCGGGGATTCAGAACGTGGCGGCTTCGTCGGGCACGTCGCTGACGGAAGAGCAGATCAAATTGATCGCCCGATTTACGCAAAATATCACCATCCTGTACGACGGCGATGCGGCCGGTATCAAGGCGGCCCTGCGCGGTTTGGACATGGTGCTGGAAGAGGGTATGAACGTGAGCCTCGTCACGCTGCCCGACGGTGAAGACCCCGACAGCTACGTGTATAAAGTAGGGGCCGAAGGCTTCAAAAAGCATGTGCAGCAGGCGACAAAGGATTTTATTACCTTCAAAACCGAAATGCTGCTGAAGGATGCGGGCGATAATCCCTTCAAACGTGCCGAAGCCATCAACGAAATTGTAACGAGCATTACCAAGATATCGGATCCGATAAAGCGCCAGATTTTCTTCAAACGGACCGCCGATCTGATGAAAATGGATGAGCAAACGCTCATTTCGGAAGGCAATAAACACCTGCGCCAACGGCAGGACAAAGCCGCCGAAAAAACAAGTCAACCCCGACCGAAAGAACGTCAGGACCGACCGAAAGATCGGGGGAGGCCGCCTGAGAACTCATTGCCGCATTTTCCCGATAATTTTATCGAAGAAGAATTCGGGATTTTGGTGGAAGATTCAGCGCCGGCGGTCAGCGTCCCGAATGTTGCGCCCAAGTACGAACCGCCCGTTGATCTTTTCAAGCAGCGGCTGTATTTTCAGGAACAGGCTTTTGTGAAATTGCTCATCATGCACGGTCAGACCGAACTGGAAACGGGGATTACGCTGTGTATGTACCTGCTGCACGAGATCGGAGAAATATCGTTTGAAAATCAACTGTTTGACTTGGTCCTGAATATTTTCCGTCAACGATTCAGTTTGGGGGAGATTCCGTCAACGGATTATTTTCTGTCGCACATCGACCCCGATATTCAGCACTTTGCCATTGACCTTTGTACCAGCAAACATCATTTGAGCGAGAACTGGGAAAAACACGATATCGTGGTGCCCACCGATGAAGAATTACTGCACGAGATCGCCTTCAAAAAAATCCTTCGTCTTAAAATGGCGTATTCAGCCACTAAGATGAAAGACTTTCTGAATCAACTTGGAAAAATAAGCGGCAATACCGATGAGGAGTTTGCGCAAATCATGGAGATCCAGCGGCAATATAAATTTTACAAAAACATCAACGACATGGCTGCCAAAGAACTCGGAACGGTGGTGCCCGGGTATTGA
- a CDS encoding dipeptidase, with protein sequence MKLLTTLLAGLFVLSLSAQAQKSDEELRQLADKIAHKYILTDGHVDLPYRLKIKNFRLERQYLGIPISTTEGDFDYERAKKGGLSAPFMSVYIPSSYQQTGGAKQLADSLITMVKGIAKAHPDKFGVVTTPQQADANFKKGIISFPMGMENGAPLEKLSDVGYFRQQGISYVTLTHGKDNHICDSSYDSTFTHKGLSAYGREVVKEMNRVGIMVDVSHISDDAFYQAVELSSVPVIASHSSCRYFTPTFKRNMSDDMIKLLGKKGGVIQINFGSSFLDENYRKQAEVLQGKFMALLKEKGLKFSDPAAQELLKQFQKENPVLFADVETVADHIDHVVKLTGSTQNVGIGSDFDGVGDSLPTGLKDVSQYPNLIYVLLKRGYSENDIANIMYKNVWRVWSKTVANAKM encoded by the coding sequence ATGAAACTGTTAACCACCTTATTAGCGGGGCTCTTTGTGCTTTCGTTGAGCGCACAGGCCCAAAAATCGGACGAAGAGCTCCGTCAATTGGCCGATAAGATCGCCCATAAATACATCCTCACCGACGGACACGTGGATTTGCCGTATCGGCTTAAGATCAAGAATTTTCGGCTCGAACGCCAGTATTTAGGCATCCCCATCAGTACCACCGAAGGCGATTTTGACTACGAGCGCGCCAAAAAAGGCGGTCTTTCGGCCCCGTTCATGTCGGTGTATATTCCGTCGTCGTACCAGCAAACGGGCGGAGCCAAGCAGTTGGCCGATTCGCTTATTACGATGGTGAAGGGCATTGCCAAGGCGCACCCTGATAAGTTTGGAGTGGTAACCACACCGCAGCAGGCCGACGCCAATTTCAAAAAAGGCATCATCTCGTTTCCGATGGGCATGGAAAACGGAGCACCATTGGAAAAACTTTCAGATGTGGGGTATTTCCGTCAACAGGGCATCAGCTATGTGACGCTCACGCACGGAAAAGACAACCACATCTGTGATTCGTCGTACGACAGTACCTTCACCCACAAAGGGCTAAGCGCTTATGGCAGAGAAGTAGTGAAAGAAATGAACCGCGTGGGCATCATGGTTGATGTGTCGCATATTTCCGACGATGCCTTTTACCAGGCCGTGGAGCTTTCGTCTGTTCCCGTCATAGCGTCTCACTCGTCGTGCCGTTATTTTACGCCTACGTTTAAGCGTAACATGTCGGATGATATGATCAAATTACTGGGTAAAAAGGGCGGTGTGATCCAGATCAATTTCGGTTCCAGCTTTTTGGACGAAAACTACCGGAAGCAGGCTGAAGTATTACAGGGGAAATTTATGGCTCTGTTGAAGGAAAAAGGGTTGAAATTCAGCGACCCGGCCGCGCAGGAGTTGCTGAAGCAATTCCAGAAAGAAAACCCCGTGCTGTTTGCCGACGTAGAAACCGTTGCCGATCACATCGACCACGTGGTAAAACTAACGGGCAGCACGCAGAATGTAGGCATCGGCTCAGACTTTGACGGCGTGGGTGACAGTCTGCCTACGGGTCTGAAGGATGTGTCGCAGTATCCCAATCTTATTTATGTGTTGCTCAAACGCGGCTATTCCGAAAACGACATTGCCAACATCATGTACAAAAATGTATGGCGCGTGTGGTCGAAAACCGTAGCTAATGCCAAAATGTAG